Proteins co-encoded in one Callospermophilus lateralis isolate mCalLat2 chromosome 2, mCalLat2.hap1, whole genome shotgun sequence genomic window:
- the LOC143388546 gene encoding olfactory receptor 52D1-like has translation MSAYNKTNVHPSAFILIGIPGLEAAHIWISIPFCLVYLLDLLGNSSLLFIIKTDPSLHEPMYLFLCMLATADFVVCTTVVPKLLSLFWFHDGEIPFEACLTQMFLIHSCSTMESGFLLAMAFDRYVAICNPLRHSAILTHRVIGGIGLAIVLRGTTLLSLHPFLLRWLPYCRTNIISHTYCEFMALIKIACAETRIHRAYSLIVAFLTGGVDFILIICSYVLILHTVFCLPSKDARLKTLGTCVSHVCIILVFYTPAFFSFLTHRFGHQVAPHVHIFVANIYLLVPPMVNPIIYGVRTKRIRDRFLKLFSF, from the coding sequence ATGTCAGCATACAATAAAACCAATGTCCATCCATCAGCCTTCATTCTCATTGGCATTCCTGGGTTGGAGGCCGCTCACATCTGGATCTCCATTCCTTTTTGTTTGGTTTACCTTTTGGATCTACTGGGAAACTCTTCACTTCTGTTTATCATCAAGACAGATCCCAGCCTCCATGAGCCAATGTACCTCTTCCTCTGCATGTTGGCTACTGCTGACTTTGTTGTGTGCACTACAGTTGTCCCCAAACTTCTCAGCCTCTTTTGGTTCCATGATGGAGAGATTCCCTTTGAAGCCTGTCTTACTCAAATGTTTCTGATTCACTCTTGCTCCACCATGGAGTCTGGCTTCCTCCTGGCCATGGCTTTTGACCGCTATGTAGCCATTTGTAATCCACTAAGACACTCAGCTATTCTGACACACCGTGTAATAGGAGGAATAGGTCTAGCTATTGTCCTCCGGGGTACAACACTTCTCAGTCTTCATCCCTTCCTGCTTCGTTGGCTTCCCTACTGCAGAACCAACATAATTTCCCACACCTACTGTGAGTTCATGGCCCTCATCAAGATTGCCTGTGCTGAGACACGAATCCACAGAGCCTACAGCCTCATTGTTGCCTTCCTTACTGGAGGAGTGGACTTCATACTGATCATTTGTTCTTATGTGCTCATACTCCATACTGTCTTCTGCCTTCCATCCAAGGATGCCAGACTAAAGACCCTGGGCACTTGTGTCTCCCATGTCTGTATCATCTTAGTGTTCTATACCCCAGCCTTCTTCTCTTTTCTCACCCACAGATTTGGGCACCAAGTAGCTCCTCATGTCCACATATTTGTGGCTAACATCTATCTTCTTGTCCCACCCATGGTGAATCCCATTATTTATGGAGTAAGGACTAAGAGAATACGAGACAGATTTCttaaattgtttagtttttga